The sequence TCCATGTCTCGCATTACCTGTTCCTTTCTGTGGAAGTATCTTTCTTCTGGAACCTCTAACTTCTGCTCTTGTTTTTGTAGAAGCAGTTCCAGCTCTTCTTGAGGCAAGTTGCCATTTAATTACTTCCCAGATAGTATGTTCTTTTACTTCTGTATTAAATATGTTGTCATTCAGATTTATTGTTCCTACATTTTCTTTTTTTATGTTTACTACATTAGCTTCCATTTAAGCCACCTCTTTCTGATTTTTAAGAAGCATAAGTTGCCTTAGCTCTTTCTAATTTTCTTTTTCCTTTTCTTCTGTTAGCTATAACAGATGCTTTAAGTTTTACAATGCTGTTTGTATGTCCTGGCACAGAACCTTTAACCAGGATTACATTTTTTTCAGGGATAATATCAACAACTTCTAATCCCTGGACTGTTATTGTTTCGTTTCCATAGTGCCCAGGCATTCTTTTTGTTTTCCATACTCTACCTGGATCTTCACAAGCACCAATAGAACCTATGGCTCTATGATATCTTGAACCGTGGGATTTTTTGAATCCAGAGAAGTCCCATCTTTTCATAGCAGAAGCAAATCCTCTACCTTTGGATTTCCCTGTTACATCAACAAGGTCTCCCTTTTCAAAAACTTCTTCTACTTTAATTTCCTGTCCAAGCTGGACTTCCTCCCCTTCTTTAAGAGGAAATTCTGCCAGTGTTTTTAATGGCTTAACACCTGCTTTTTCAAAAATTGCTTTAAGTGGTTTTGGAGTTCTTTTTTCTTTTCTTGCTCCGGCTCCTAAAACCACTGCAGAGTATCCATCTTTTTCAGGTGTTCTTATGTTTACTACATAGTTAGGCTCAACCTGTATAACAGTTACAGGAACAGCTTTATCTCCCACAAAAACTCTGGTCATTCCTATTTTTTTACCGATTATGCCTTTTGGCATTGTTCTCACTCCTTTCTTTTTAGCTTAATTTTATTTCTACATCAACACCTGCAGGCAGGCTGATGTCCATTAATGCTTCTATTGTTTGTGGAGTAGCATTCTCAATGTCTATTAATCTTTTGTGAATTCTCATTTCAAAATGTTCTCTTGATTGTTCAAATTTGTGTGGTGACCTGTGGACACACCAAATTTTTCTTTGTGTAGGGAGAGGGATGGGGCCTTTTATAACCCCACCACTTCTTTTAACTGTATCTATAATTTGCTTAACTGATTGGTCAAGTGCTTTATGGTCAAAAGCTTTAAGTTTTATTCTTATCTTTTCCTGCATCTTTCACTACCCTCTTACTCAATTATTTTAGTAACGACACCGGCACCAACAGTTCTACCACCTTCTCTGATAGCAAATCTCATTTGCTCCTCTATAGCTACCGGCTCCATTAATTCCACTGTCAACTCTACGTTGTCACCTGGCATTACCATCTCTTGTCCTTCTGGTAGCTCTACTACTGTTCCTGTTACGTCCGCTGTCCTGATGTAAAACTGTGGTCTGTATCCTAGGAAGAATGGTGTGTGTCTTCCTCCTTCCTCTTTGGAAAGAATATATACCTGTGCTTTGAATTTCTTGTGTGGTGTGATTGTCCCTGGTGCTGCTAATACCTGTCCTCTCTCTACTTCGTCTTTCCCTATTCCTCTTAGTAACACACCTATGTTGTCACCTGCTACTGCTTCATCCAGTGTCTTTCTGAACATCTCTATCCCTGTTACTACTGTCTTCTTAATCTCGTCTGACAGCCCTACTATCTCTACTTCATCTCCTACTCTCAGTGTTCCTCTCTCTACTCTTCCTGTTACTACTGTTCCCCTTCCGGATATTGTAAATACGTCCTCTATTGCCATGAGGAATGGTTTGTCTGTTGCTCTCTCTGGTGTTGGTATGTATTCGTCCATTGCATTTAAAAGCTCTTCTACTGACTTAACCCATTTCTCCTCGTCGTTTAATGCCCCAAGTGCTGATCCTCTGATTACTGGAACCTCGTCACCTGGAAATTCGTATTTATTTAAAAGCTCTCTTACTTCAAGTTCTACAAGCTCTAAAAGCTCTTCGTCATCTACCATATCGCATTTGTTGAGGAATACTACGATATATGGAACGTTAACCTGTCTTGCAAGAAGAACGTGCTCCCTTGTTTGTGGCATTGGCCCGTCTGCTGCTGATACAACGAGAATAGCACCGTCCATTTGCGCAGCACCGGTTATCATGTTCTTGATGTAGTCT comes from Persephonella sp. and encodes:
- the rpsJ gene encoding 30S ribosomal protein S10, with the protein product MQEKIRIKLKAFDHKALDQSVKQIIDTVKRSGGVIKGPIPLPTQRKIWCVHRSPHKFEQSREHFEMRIHKRLIDIENATPQTIEALMDISLPAGVDVEIKLS
- the rplC gene encoding 50S ribosomal protein L3, whose amino-acid sequence is MPKGIIGKKIGMTRVFVGDKAVPVTVIQVEPNYVVNIRTPEKDGYSAVVLGAGARKEKRTPKPLKAIFEKAGVKPLKTLAEFPLKEGEEVQLGQEIKVEEVFEKGDLVDVTGKSKGRGFASAMKRWDFSGFKKSHGSRYHRAIGSIGACEDPGRVWKTKRMPGHYGNETITVQGLEVVDIIPEKNVILVKGSVPGHTNSIVKLKASVIANRRKGKRKLERAKATYAS
- the tuf gene encoding elongation factor Tu, whose protein sequence is VNVGTIGHVDHGKTTLTAAITYVLSKKGLAEFIGYGDIDKAPEERDRGITINITHVEYETEKRHYAHVDCPGHADYIKNMITGAAQMDGAILVVSAADGPMPQTREHVLLARQVNVPYIVVFLNKCDMVDDEELLELVELEVRELLNKYEFPGDEVPVIRGSALGALNDEEKWVKSVEELLNAMDEYIPTPERATDKPFLMAIEDVFTISGRGTVVTGRVERGTLRVGDEVEIVGLSDEIKKTVVTGIEMFRKTLDEAVAGDNIGVLLRGIGKDEVERGQVLAAPGTITPHKKFKAQVYILSKEEGGRHTPFFLGYRPQFYIRTADVTGTVVELPEGQEMVMPGDNVELTVELMEPVAIEEQMRFAIREGGRTVGAGVVTKIIE